One genomic region from Blattabacterium cuenoti encodes:
- a CDS encoding bifunctional folylpolyglutamate synthase/dihydrofolate synthase: MCHVIFNSWNLNYLETVQWIFKRLPIYQTSGLKSYKPGLKRIQNFCFHLGNPQNFFKSIHVGGTNGKGSTVHMLSSILQEEKYRIGLFTSPHLIDFRERITCNGVLIEKDFIVDFIRENQQFIEKEKISFFEMNTALAFQYFKERKVNIAIIEVGMGGRLDSTNLIIPEISVITNIGIDHTETLGNSKLKIALEKAGIIKKNVSVIIGRKISKKIQFLFFKEALKKNAPIYFSVKKKEDFKYEMPFEADYQDLNRSVVLKTVNILHHRKNIIVSNQSIKKGLKNVIRNTNFKGRWQILQKNNPKIVCDIAHNEEGIYMINHQLKKESYDNLHLILGFVREKKVEKLLKHFPIESFYYFCQPKIDRKFSIYDLKILVHKIFQDRKKINFYHSVEKAFLSAKRKADKNDLILISGSTFIVSEVLLYYKNFLLTFE, encoded by the coding sequence TTGTGTCATGTTATTTTTAATAGTTGGAACTTGAATTATTTAGAAACTGTTCAATGGATTTTTAAACGTCTTCCAATTTATCAAACATCAGGATTGAAATCATACAAACCTGGTTTGAAAAGAATACAAAATTTTTGTTTTCATTTAGGAAATCCTCAAAATTTTTTTAAAAGCATACATGTAGGCGGAACAAATGGAAAAGGATCTACAGTTCACATGTTATCTTCTATTCTTCAAGAAGAAAAATATAGAATAGGATTATTTACTTCTCCTCATTTAATAGACTTTAGAGAGAGAATCACCTGTAATGGAGTTTTGATAGAAAAAGATTTTATTGTTGATTTCATCAGAGAAAATCAACAATTTATAGAAAAAGAAAAGATTTCATTTTTTGAAATGAATACAGCTTTGGCTTTTCAATATTTTAAAGAAAGAAAAGTAAATATAGCAATTATTGAAGTCGGTATGGGAGGGCGGTTAGACTCCACTAATCTTATAATTCCAGAAATATCTGTAATCACCAATATTGGCATAGACCATACAGAAACTCTTGGAAATAGCAAATTAAAAATTGCTTTAGAAAAAGCAGGAATCATTAAGAAAAATGTATCAGTAATAATAGGAAGGAAAATCTCAAAAAAGATACAATTTCTTTTTTTTAAAGAAGCTTTAAAAAAAAATGCCCCTATTTATTTTTCTGTAAAAAAAAAGGAAGATTTTAAATATGAAATGCCTTTTGAAGCAGATTATCAAGATTTAAATAGAAGTGTTGTATTAAAAACTGTGAATATTTTACATCATAGGAAAAATATAATTGTATCTAATCAATCCATAAAAAAAGGATTAAAAAATGTAATAAGAAATACAAATTTTAAAGGTCGTTGGCAAATTTTACAAAAAAATAATCCAAAGATTGTTTGTGACATAGCTCATAATGAAGAAGGGATATATATGATTAATCATCAATTGAAAAAAGAATCTTATGATAATTTGCATTTGATTTTAGGTTTTGTAAGAGAAAAAAAAGTAGAAAAATTATTAAAACACTTTCCTATTGAATCATTCTATTATTTTTGTCAACCTAAAATTGACAGAAAATTTTCTATTTATGATCTAAAAATATTGGTTCATAAAATCTTCCAAGATCGCAAAAAAATAAATTTTTATCATTCTGTAGAAAAAGCTTTTTTATCTGCTAAAAGAAAAGCAGACAAAAATGATTTAATCTTAATAAGTGGAAGTACGTTTATTGTATCTGAAGTTTTGTTATATTATAAAAATTTTTTACTTACATTTGAGTAA
- the glnS gene encoding glutamine--tRNA ligase, with the protein MERIIEEDIKNGFPVKKIRFRFPPEPNGYLHIGHVKAICLNFELGKKYKSPVDLRFDDTNPIGESRNFIESIKKDILFLGFKWDRESYASDHFCQLYDWAVRLIKKNKAYVDDQSQRIIQFQRKSSFETGINSNYRNRSIDENLYLFERMKNGFFKEGSCVLRAKINMSSPNMNMRDPIMYRILQKEHHRTGYQWCIYPTYDWTHGQCDYIEQISHSLCSLEFENRRPLYNWYLDQIYDHEKIRPKQIEFSRLNLSHTITSKRKIQYLIEKKIIQSWDDPRVLTISGLRRRGYTSTALKNFVHKVGITKRNNIIDISLLEFWIREHLNKIAPRVMVVFHPIKLIIDNYSMNTTEWIEAENNPENPNFGNRKVPFSKFLYIEEDDFLEKQRKNFFRLSIGKEVRLKNAYIIKANSIIKNYKGEIKEIHCTYDPKSKSGKKEKTEGKGRTKSTLHWVSIKHSFPIEINLYNPLFLKRNPDMDFHTCINPKSKDKIIGYAEPSLKKAKKGDHFQFQRIGYFYVEDSTTNKIIFNKTAYIKNQWKK; encoded by the coding sequence ATTGAGAGAATTATAGAGGAAGATATAAAAAATGGGTTTCCTGTTAAAAAAATTAGATTTCGTTTTCCTCCTGAACCAAATGGATATCTTCATATTGGACATGTTAAAGCAATATGTCTAAATTTCGAGTTAGGAAAAAAATATAAATCACCAGTTGATTTAAGATTTGATGATACTAATCCTATAGGAGAAAGTAGAAATTTTATAGAATCCATAAAAAAAGACATTCTTTTTTTAGGTTTTAAATGGGACAGGGAAAGCTATGCATCAGATCATTTTTGTCAACTTTATGACTGGGCAGTGAGATTAATTAAGAAAAATAAAGCTTATGTGGATGATCAATCTCAAAGGATTATCCAATTTCAAAGAAAAAGTTCTTTTGAAACTGGAATCAATAGTAATTATAGGAATAGATCTATAGATGAAAATTTGTATTTGTTCGAAAGAATGAAAAACGGGTTTTTTAAGGAAGGGTCTTGTGTTTTAAGAGCTAAAATTAATATGAGTTCTCCAAATATGAATATGCGAGACCCAATTATGTATAGAATTTTGCAAAAAGAACATCACAGAACTGGATATCAATGGTGTATTTATCCTACTTACGATTGGACTCATGGTCAATGTGATTATATTGAACAAATCTCACATTCTTTATGTTCATTAGAATTTGAAAATAGACGTCCGTTATATAATTGGTATTTAGATCAAATTTATGATCATGAAAAAATAAGACCTAAACAAATAGAGTTTTCAAGATTAAATTTAAGTCATACTATAACTAGCAAAAGAAAAATTCAGTATTTAATTGAAAAAAAAATTATCCAATCTTGGGATGATCCACGTGTATTAACAATATCTGGATTGCGTCGTAGAGGATACACTTCAACAGCTTTAAAAAATTTTGTTCATAAAGTAGGAATTACAAAAAGAAATAATATCATTGATATATCTCTTTTAGAATTTTGGATTAGAGAACATTTAAATAAAATAGCTCCTAGAGTGATGGTAGTATTTCATCCAATTAAATTAATTATTGACAATTATTCTATGAATACTACTGAATGGATAGAAGCCGAAAATAATCCTGAAAATCCTAATTTTGGGAATAGAAAAGTACCTTTTTCTAAATTTTTATATATTGAAGAAGACGACTTTTTGGAAAAACAACGAAAAAATTTTTTTCGTCTTAGTATTGGAAAAGAAGTGAGACTTAAAAATGCCTATATTATAAAGGCTAATTCTATAATCAAAAATTATAAAGGCGAGATCAAAGAAATCCACTGCACTTATGATCCAAAAAGCAAGTCTGGAAAAAAAGAAAAAACAGAAGGAAAAGGAAGAACAAAAAGCACTCTACACTGGGTATCCATAAAACATTCTTTTCCCATAGAAATTAATTTGTATAATCCTCTCTTTTTGAAAAGAAATCCGGACATGGATTTTCATACATGTATCAACCCAAAATCAAAAGATAAAATTATAGGTTATGCAGAACCTTCTTTAAAAAAAGCAAAAAAAGGAGACCATTTTCAATTCCAAAGAATTGGTTATTTTTATGTAGAAGATTCTACCACTAATAAAATTATTTTCAATAAAACGGCATACATAAAAAATCAATGGAAAAAATAA